One window of the Leptotrichia massiliensis genome contains the following:
- a CDS encoding BaiN/RdsA family NAD(P)/FAD-dependent oxidoreductase, with protein sequence MKREIAIIGGGASGFLTAITAKKNGRDVVILERKDRVLKKVLTTGNGRCNLTNVNASNRNYFGIEKMKQPIEKILESFTSQDAMRFFEDEVGIICNEENRGKVYPLSGQAASIVDGLRFYAQSLGIEIITDFYVTKIEKEMFDFKIISEDKKQIITKKVVIATGGKSYPELGSNGSGYELAKTFGHTVTELTPVIVQLKAEKEKIKGLKGIKSDVEVTAFGENGNGEKEKICTYDGELLFTDFGISGNVVFNISYVFPIYRNVEFEIDFMPKFTYNEIFEILKKRRTILKDFTMEQFFNGVVNKKLGQFLTKSAGIEKLSKSINKLTDNEIRKICTTLKKYRIKIIDTNGFKAAQVTAGGIPLSEINLENLESKKVKNLYFAGEILDVYGECGGFNLQWAWTSGYFLGKNL encoded by the coding sequence GAAAAGAGAAATAGCGATAATTGGAGGTGGCGCTTCAGGTTTTCTGACAGCGATCACTGCAAAGAAAAACGGAAGGGATGTTGTCATTCTGGAAAGAAAGGACAGAGTTCTAAAAAAAGTGCTTACAACTGGAAATGGACGATGCAACTTGACAAATGTAAATGCTTCCAATAGAAATTATTTTGGAATTGAGAAAATGAAGCAGCCTATTGAGAAAATTTTGGAAAGCTTTACTTCACAAGATGCAATGAGATTTTTTGAAGATGAAGTCGGGATTATTTGTAATGAGGAAAATCGAGGGAAAGTTTATCCACTTAGCGGACAGGCTGCATCAATTGTAGATGGACTTAGATTTTATGCACAAAGTCTTGGAATAGAGATAATTACAGATTTTTATGTCACAAAAATTGAAAAGGAAATGTTTGATTTTAAGATAATTTCTGAAGATAAAAAACAAATAATTACCAAAAAAGTAGTTATTGCAACTGGTGGAAAGTCTTATCCTGAACTTGGTTCAAACGGGAGCGGCTATGAGCTGGCAAAAACCTTTGGGCATACTGTTACAGAATTAACGCCTGTTATTGTACAGCTAAAGGCAGAAAAAGAAAAAATTAAAGGTTTAAAAGGAATTAAGTCGGATGTGGAAGTTACAGCTTTTGGAGAAAATGGAAACGGTGAAAAAGAAAAAATTTGTACTTATGATGGTGAACTGCTGTTTACTGATTTTGGCATTTCTGGAAATGTAGTTTTTAACATTTCGTATGTTTTCCCAATTTACAGAAACGTGGAATTTGAAATTGACTTTATGCCAAAATTTACTTATAATGAAATTTTTGAAATTTTGAAAAAACGTCGGACAATATTAAAGGATTTTACAATGGAACAATTTTTTAATGGAGTTGTCAATAAAAAACTGGGACAATTTTTAACAAAATCGGCAGGAATAGAAAAGTTATCAAAAAGTATAAATAAACTTACAGATAACGAGATTCGTAAAATTTGTACAACTTTAAAAAAATATAGAATAAAAATTATTGATACAAACGGCTTTAAAGCGGCTCAAGTTACGGCTGGCGGTATTCCTCTAAGTGAAATAAATCTGGAAAATCTGGAATCAAAAAAAGTTAAAAATCTGTATTTTGCTGGAGAAATACTGG